The DNA window CTTACCTAGATTACACCTCACCGGGCTCCTAACCAGAGACAACAGGGCACCTAATATCACCCCATAGCCTAGGCAGCCTAGCCTTCGCGGTTGATAAATGGCAAAAGAGCCAGAATGCGCGATTGCTTAATTGAGCGGGTGAGCTGACGCTGCTGCTTGGCGGTGAGGCCGGTGATGCGACGAGGCAAAATTTTGCCCCGCTCGGTGACAAACTTACGGAGCAGATCCACATCTTTGTAGTCAATGGGATCTTTGGGGTTAATGGGAGAAACGCGACGACGATAATATGCCATGGGTATACGATTACTCAGTCCAATCAATCAACACAGAAAATATCAGTTCAAAATAGGTCAGCCGCTGACCCAGCATTACTTGGTTTCTTTATGAACCGTATGCTTGTTACAGTGCGGACAATATTTCTTCAGTTCCAAGCGGGCAGTGGTGTTCCGCCGATTCTTGGTGGTGGTGTAGCGAGAGACGCCGGATGACCGTTTGTCGGGGTTGGTGCGACATTCCGTACATTCCAGCGTAATAATGAGACGAGCGCCTTTAGCAGCCATAGTTTTGCGACAACGAGATTACGAGACGAGAATAATTACAGACACAAATTTCAATTATTTCATACGATGGCGGTTCTGTGCAATTCCTAGCACTCTTTCTCCACAATTCACGAGATCACCTGCTCCTTCACGGAGACCCAGTGACCCGAGAATGCCCCGAGAGGATCAATGCCCTCCCATCCTACGGGTGAGCCCCCATCTATATCAAGTCGCATGGCCTCTGGTCTAAGCTTGCTGACGATACTCTAACGAGTCCCAACCTTACATCCTAACCCCAGTCTTAATCTCACGAGGAGCGACCCATTTCTATGCTGATGCCCGTTAACCAAGCCGAAGCCAAAATTCTTGACTTAATGACCCCTCTCGACGCTAAGCGGGATAGTGAATCCGTATCGCTGCTGGCTGCCGATGGGCGCATTTTGGCGGAGGACGTCGTTAGTTCCCTTGATTTTCCCCACTGGGACAATTCGGCCATGGACGGGTATGCCGTACGGTTTATGGATACTAAAACGGAAGGTACGGGCAAGCCAGTGTCCCTGACCATTACCGAAGAGATTCCCGCAGGCTACCTTCCCCAGAAGATTGTAGGCGCGGGGCAGGCAGCCAGAATTTTCACCGGCGGCATGATCCCTGAGGGAGCCGATACCGTGATTATGCAAGAGCATACCCAGCGCGAGGGCGATCGCATTTTTATCATGGAACCTCCCAAACGGGGAGACTTCGTGCGGCGGCAGGGCGCGTACTACAAAGCCGGGCAAACCTTACTGCGGGCCGGCACGCGTTTAGGAGCAGCAGATATTGCTGTGCTGGCGGCAGCCCAATGCCCTCAGGTGCAGGTGTATCGGCGGCCGCGGGTGGCAATTTTGTCCACCGGCAATGAGCTGGTCTCCCCAGAACAACCCTTACAGCCGGGGCAGATTGTAGATTCCAACCAATATGCCCTAGCTGCATTGGTACAGCGCACCGGCGCAGAGGCGATTTGTTTGGGCATTGTGCCTGATGATCCCGATCAGCTCAAGGCAGCGATCGCCCAAGCAGTGGCCCAGAGCGATATGGTGCTCTCCTCCGGCGGCGTCTCCGTTGGGGATTATGACTATGTTGATCGGATTTTGGCAGACCTGGGCGGCACGCTCCACATTCGCGCCGTGGCCGTCAAACCTGGTAAACCCCTCACCGTTGCCACCCTAGAACGAGACGGGCGATCGCACCTATACTTTGGGCTACCGGGTAATCCAGTATCAGCGCTGGTGAGCGTCTGGCGCTTTGTGCAGCCGGCCCTACGCAAACTCTCGGGCATCACAACCGATTGGCGTCCCACCTTTGTCATGGGGCACCCCAGCCAACTGCTCAAGTCGGATGGCAAGCGGGAAACCTATCTCTGGGGCTCTACCTACTACCTGAATGGAGCCTACGAATTTAACCTGGCGGGCGGTAGCCATAGCTCCGGCAACTTGATCAACCTAGCTCAGACCAATAGTCTTGCCATCATCCCCATCGGCCAGAAACAGATTCCCATCGGCGGTTCAGTGCGGATCATTCTGCTGGACTAGTCATCAACGTTGTGTCGGTCAATCAAGACCTAGGATCCAGTCCAAACCATCACCTAGAGTTCACCCCAGCTCTCAGTCGGACTCTACCAGCTTCAGCTTCAGCGATCGCTGCAATTCAGCTAACTCATCCCGATGCCCAGTGACGGTGACCAAACTGCGGGTGTCGGGGGAGGATGGATCATCTAGCGCGACGGTCTCCACCTTCAGGTACACCGTTTCCGGGCGGGCCGACTTTTTCCAATAGAACACCCCTGCCAAGGGTGCCAAGGCCACTAAACCAATCGCCCAACCCGCCGTTGCCGGCACCAGCATAGCCAAGACCAGGGCTAAGCACAGAAACCCCACCGCCGCCAAGAGCGTCAGAAATACAGCCAGAAAAATACTTGGACTGACAAAACCTTCATAGGTGACTTGTTCCGTCTCCGCATCCACCGCCGTAATCACATAGGCGCGATCGCTGAAATAGCTCTGAAGCGATTCCAGCAAGGTCTCTTGGGGCTGGTCAGCCAGCAGTTGACTCACCTCAATCCGGTCCTTGGTGGAAGCGCGGATGAAAAACAATAGCCCGATCGCTAGTAAAACGGTCAAAAAGGCGGTAGAAGGCAAAATGGGGTTATCCATAGAAAGCTCCCAGGGATGAACAAAAGCGATCGCTCTTAGGTGTAGACACAGTTGCATCTTTACATTACTTTACGCAAATGTGGCATTGAATCCAATCAGCGGAGGGCGATCGCTAAAGCGAGGTGCGATAATTT is part of the Candidatus Obscuribacterales bacterium genome and encodes:
- the rpsR gene encoding 30S ribosomal protein S18, which translates into the protein MAYYRRRVSPINPKDPIDYKDVDLLRKFVTERGKILPRRITGLTAKQQRQLTRSIKQSRILALLPFINREG
- the rpmG gene encoding 50S ribosomal protein L33, which encodes MAAKGARLIITLECTECRTNPDKRSSGVSRYTTTKNRRNTTARLELKKYCPHCNKHTVHKETK
- the glp gene encoding gephyrin-like molybdotransferase Glp; protein product: MLMPVNQAEAKILDLMTPLDAKRDSESVSLLAADGRILAEDVVSSLDFPHWDNSAMDGYAVRFMDTKTEGTGKPVSLTITEEIPAGYLPQKIVGAGQAARIFTGGMIPEGADTVIMQEHTQREGDRIFIMEPPKRGDFVRRQGAYYKAGQTLLRAGTRLGAADIAVLAAAQCPQVQVYRRPRVAILSTGNELVSPEQPLQPGQIVDSNQYALAALVQRTGAEAICLGIVPDDPDQLKAAIAQAVAQSDMVLSSGGVSVGDYDYVDRILADLGGTLHIRAVAVKPGKPLTVATLERDGRSHLYFGLPGNPVSALVSVWRFVQPALRKLSGITTDWRPTFVMGHPSQLLKSDGKRETYLWGSTYYLNGAYEFNLAGGSHSSGNLINLAQTNSLAIIPIGQKQIPIGGSVRIILLD
- a CDS encoding cofactor assembly of complex C subunit B gives rise to the protein MQLCLHLRAIAFVHPWELSMDNPILPSTAFLTVLLAIGLLFFIRASTKDRIEVSQLLADQPQETLLESLQSYFSDRAYVITAVDAETEQVTYEGFVSPSIFLAVFLTLLAAVGFLCLALVLAMLVPATAGWAIGLVALAPLAGVFYWKKSARPETVYLKVETVALDDPSSPDTRSLVTVTGHRDELAELQRSLKLKLVESD